GCGGCATAGCTGATGGGGTCATCGCCGGCAAACGGATAGCTGCGGGTGAAACCGCCAAAAGATTTCTCCAGATAATCGGTGGCGTAACCTTCCATCGCCCACGCATGGCCGTCGGCGGAGAGGACGCCGTTGCAATAATAATTATCCAGCAGCACAAACTGTTCGGCCAGCGCGTGATGGTTCGGCGTCACCTCGCGGCCAAACATGCACAACTCCGGGTCGGCATTTCCTTGCGGCAGATCACCGAAGACCTGATCGTAGCACCGGTTTTCCTTGATGATGTAAACGACATGCTCGATCAAGGAGGGCTCGCCAGTGCGACGCGGCACTGGCACTGGCTTTCTGCCGCTGTTGCCTTTTTCCCAGGCGCGCAGGATTTGCGGCACGCGCGAGTCTGCTTTGACCTGGGCGGTGTAGCTTTTCAACTTTTCCGCGGCGGGAATTTCAACTTTGGTGACGGTTCCCAGATACATGTGACTGTTCCAACCTTTGCGATCCGTGCGCGGATTCCGTGACCCGAGACCTTTGACGTTGGCAACGTAAAGAAACCTTCCATCATTCACCAACGCGCCGGGATACCACGCCGTCGGAATAAATCCTTCGAGCTGATTCTTTGCCCCGAGCTGGACCATGGCGACGGCATTATTGCCTCCGTTGGCGACGAAAAGTTTGCTGCCATCCTTGCTCAACGATACTGCGTTTGGCGCGCTGCCAAACGGCAACGTCGAATCAGGGCGGACCAGCACGGCGGCGGTGACCTTCAAACTTGTCGTGTCGATGACGCTGACGGTGTCTGAGTTGGCATTGGCGACGTAGAGCGTTTGTTGGTCCGCACTCAATTCCAAATCCGACGGATGCAACCCGACAACGATTTGAGCGACCTCTTCGCCTTTTTCAAGATCGACAACCGACACCGTTCCACTGGCCGCCACGCCTCGTTCATCCACCAAAGTCTCGGTGCCGGAAGACTTGGCGGTTCTTTCGCCTGGCTTCGGACGACGACCGCCCCAATTCGAAACATACGCAGTTTTCCCATCGGCCTTGATCGCTACGTCGAACGGAGCGACCCCAACGGATATTTCCTTTATCAACATGCCTGACTCCAGATCGACCACCGCCAGGCTGTTGTTGCGCGAGAGGCAGACGTAAGCCTTCTTTTCATCTTTTGAAAGGGCGATGCCGCCCACATGGGAATTGCCGCTGCCGCCGGGACCGGGCAGAATAATCTTTCGTCCCCACAACATTTTCCCGTCTTCGCCCAGTTTGGCTTCCCACAAGATATTTTGCGCGGTGGTCAGAAACAGGCGCGTGCCATCGCGCGTCACCGCGATGCCGTGTGTGGAACCGCCACCGGCGATGAATTTCAGTTCCTGACGAATTGTCCAAGTCTCAACGTCAATGACCACCAGCCCGCGATCATCTTTCACGTACAATGTTTGTTTGTCCGGGGAGAGCGCAAGGTCAACCGGCCGACCGCCGAATTGCAGTGATTGACCGGCGGCATGCAGCACCTGATAGGTGGAGACGATGTGGCCTCCACCCTCCAACGGACCCACGTGTTCGACCTTGGTGGTCTGACAGCCGACGAAAAGGAAAACAGCACAGAAGGGGAAGAATAAATGTTTCATACCGGTCGTTGGTTCAAGCAAATGACGCTACTATTCAGGTTAATTCAACGTAAAGCTTTTTAGTGATCCTGAGAAATGCGGGTGGAGACGCTGACCGAAAGCGAGCAGAAAAAGTTTTTGGAATCGAGAAATGAGACTCATCACTTCAACCTTGACTCGTGATCCCTCATAGGAGATCGCGCAAAGGCGCCAGGGAGCCTGGGAAAATGGTTCCTGACACCTTCTTTTCAAAATAATTTCACCTATGGGTTTTGCGATTTCACGTCGAGCGGTATTCCGGTTCTTCGTGAAATGTCCAGCAGGTCATCCACCACAGACTTGATCAACGGAATGCCTTCTTTGCTTCGAATCCCTTCCGCTTCTCGCTCAGGATCGCCGGGGATCAGTGGCCCGTTGGTCCCGGGAGCCGGTTTTGTATTGCGGAAGACGTGGATCCAGTCATCGATCTGTTTCTTGAATTCATCTTTGTCGATGAAGCCGTCGATCTGCATGGCGCCGAAAAAAT
The sequence above is drawn from the Verrucomicrobiota bacterium genome and encodes:
- a CDS encoding bifunctional YncE family protein/alkaline phosphatase family protein; the encoded protein is MKHLFFPFCAVFLFVGCQTTKVEHVGPLEGGGHIVSTYQVLHAAGQSLQFGGRPVDLALSPDKQTLYVKDDRGLVVIDVETWTIRQELKFIAGGGSTHGIAVTRDGTRLFLTTAQNILWEAKLGEDGKMLWGRKIILPGPGGSGNSHVGGIALSKDEKKAYVCLSRNNSLAVVDLESGMLIKEISVGVAPFDVAIKADGKTAYVSNWGGRRPKPGERTAKSSGTETLVDERGVAASGTVSVVDLEKGEEVAQIVVGLHPSDLELSADQQTLYVANANSDTVSVIDTTSLKVTAAVLVRPDSTLPFGSAPNAVSLSKDGSKLFVANGGNNAVAMVQLGAKNQLEGFIPTAWYPGALVNDGRFLYVANVKGLGSRNPRTDRKGWNSHMYLGTVTKVEIPAAEKLKSYTAQVKADSRVPQILRAWEKGNSGRKPVPVPRRTGEPSLIEHVVYIIKENRCYDQVFGDLPQGNADPELCMFGREVTPNHHALAEQFVLLDNYYCNGVLSADGHAWAMEGYATDYLEKSFGGFTRSYPFAGDDPISYAATGFIWDNVLLHGLSFRNYGEMSYTAPIPADAGWLAIYENYRTNGTNISFKHDMQIETLRRYSCPQSPGWNMRIPDAIRADVFLNEFSDYEKKGEWPNLVIIYLPSDHTSGTRPGGPTPRAQVADNDLAVGRIVERISKSRFWPKTCIFVNEDDPQAGFDHVDGHRSLCLVVSPYCKRSAVVSKFYNQTSVLHTMERMLGIPPMNQMDALSPLMTDCFTSQPDFKTYTCLKNNVPLDELNKPLGQLRGAERYWAEQSLAQPFDKVDQADEDTLNRIIWHSVKGVDAPYPAHLAGAHGKGLKKLGLSLTGDDDDE